The following proteins come from a genomic window of Polaribacter dokdonensis:
- a CDS encoding DUF1853 family protein gives MDFKTKEIQKRYEGYLATPKLWTGDDISGLHQFELESKSHKIDISIDDKIRLGKYVERFVSYHLSTIKEIDILAENIQIQKDKRTLGELDCLLTKNKKPVHLEIVYKFYLYDATVGSTEIEHFIGPNRKDTLIEKLNKLKEKQLPLIYSNDCKPYLDEYDIEVEKVKQEVLFKAQLFLPYNKQHIQLTKLNTNCIQGFYINLKELRYFKESKFYIPSKKDWLIKPHEQVLWVTYTNFSNKIKEFELRKFSPLVWIKSKNGELSKCFVVLWA, from the coding sequence ATGGATTTTAAGACAAAAGAAATACAGAAAAGATACGAAGGCTATTTAGCCACACCTAAGTTATGGACTGGAGATGACATATCTGGTTTGCATCAATTTGAATTAGAGTCTAAATCACATAAAATTGATATTTCTATTGATGACAAAATACGTTTAGGAAAATATGTAGAACGCTTTGTATCTTATCACTTATCAACAATAAAAGAGATAGATATTTTAGCAGAAAACATACAAATTCAAAAAGACAAACGAACTCTTGGAGAACTAGATTGTTTATTGACTAAAAACAAAAAACCTGTTCACTTAGAGATTGTTTACAAGTTTTATTTATATGATGCCACAGTTGGCTCAACTGAGATTGAACATTTTATTGGACCAAATAGAAAAGATACTCTTATTGAAAAGTTAAATAAGTTAAAAGAGAAACAGTTACCTCTAATTTATTCTAATGATTGTAAACCTTATTTAGATGAATATGACATTGAAGTTGAGAAGGTAAAGCAAGAGGTTTTATTCAAGGCTCAGTTATTTTTACCCTATAATAAGCAGCATATTCAGTTAACGAAGTTAAATACTAATTGCATACAAGGTTTTTATATTAACCTTAAAGAACTAAGATATTTTAAAGAGTCGAAATTTTATATTCCCTCTAAAAAAGATTGGTTGATTAAACCTCATGAACAAGTCTTATGGGTTACATATACCAATTTTAGTAACAAAATAAAAGAATTCGAACTTAGAAAATTTTCACCTTTAGTTTGGATAAAATCAAAAAACGGTGAACTTTCTAAATGCTTTGTTGTTTTGTGGGCATAA
- a CDS encoding efflux RND transporter periplasmic adaptor subunit produces the protein MSKRAKIILIVIGVLFVAALIWFGKKNKKSIVEYETETAFKTTIVKKTVATGKVTPLEEIEIKPQITGIIDKIMLLEGSKVKKGDLIATVRVVPNEQSLISAKGRVNNIKIRLDNAKVQYDRNKNLFDKGVISRQEFENIELTYDQAKQDLKNAQNDYLIIKRGSAGTGGSANTNIMAQISGTILEIPVKEGDQVIQSNNFNAGTTIASIADMSKMIFEGKVDESEVGKLKNGADIEVSIGAIEGKKFPAKLNFIAPKGTEEAGAVQFKIKADVSLDDNYFIRAGYSANADIVLEKKDSVLSIKEALLKFDNKTEEPYVEVKTGEGTFERRTLKLGTSDGVNVEVLEGITIEDQIKIWNKTSGVKEVGNN, from the coding sequence ATGAGTAAAAGAGCAAAAATAATTTTAATAGTTATAGGTGTACTATTTGTAGCAGCCTTAATTTGGTTCGGAAAAAAGAACAAAAAGAGCATTGTTGAGTACGAAACAGAAACTGCATTCAAAACTACTATAGTTAAGAAAACAGTAGCTACAGGTAAAGTAACACCTTTAGAAGAGATTGAAATTAAGCCACAAATTACAGGTATTATCGATAAAATAATGCTTTTAGAAGGTTCTAAAGTTAAAAAGGGTGATTTAATCGCGACTGTAAGAGTTGTACCTAATGAGCAATCATTAATAAGTGCAAAAGGTAGAGTTAACAATATTAAAATTAGGCTAGATAATGCTAAAGTTCAGTATGATAGAAATAAAAATCTATTTGATAAGGGTGTTATTTCTAGACAAGAATTTGAAAATATAGAGCTAACTTACGATCAAGCAAAGCAAGATTTAAAAAATGCTCAGAATGATTATTTAATCATTAAAAGAGGTTCTGCAGGTACAGGTGGTTCAGCCAACACAAACATTATGGCTCAAATTTCTGGAACTATTTTAGAAATTCCTGTTAAAGAAGGAGATCAAGTAATACAGTCTAATAATTTTAATGCAGGTACAACAATTGCTTCTATTGCAGATATGAGTAAAATGATTTTTGAAGGTAAGGTTGATGAATCTGAAGTTGGGAAACTTAAAAACGGTGCTGATATAGAAGTTTCAATTGGTGCCATAGAAGGTAAAAAATTCCCAGCAAAATTAAACTTTATAGCTCCTAAAGGAACAGAAGAAGCAGGTGCTGTTCAGTTTAAAATTAAAGCAGATGTATCTTTAGATGACAACTACTTTATTAGAGCTGGTTATAGTGCAAATGCAGATATTGTTTTAGAAAAGAAAGACAGTGTTTTATCTATAAAAGAAGCTTTATTAAAGTTCGATAATAAAACTGAAGAACCTTATGTAGAAGTTAAAACTGGTGAAGGTACTTTTGAAAGAAGAACTTTAAAGTTAGGTACATCTGATGGAGTAAACGTAGAGGTTTTAGAAGGAATTACTATAGAAGATCAAATTAAAATTTGGAACAAAACTTCTGGAGTTAAAGAAGTAGGTAACAACTAA
- a CDS encoding ABC transporter permease yields MKFLFDSDTWQEIYGSIRKNKVRTAITIIGVLWGIFLLVVLLGAARGVDNGFKKIFGDFATNSVFVWTQSTDTPFKGFQEGRRFRLKMNDIEVLKNEYQDEIKLLAPRNQTNNLIIHDFKSGNFSVSGDYPVLDQIQKKKLIFGRFINENDILSSAKITVISENMYKQLFDKGEEPIGEYIKINSINYKVVGVYGSSNGIDLDGDTAFIPFTTFKRVYNTANNIDWMVITANPGIDIEQMESDVILTLKSLHNVHPEDKRAFGSFNLGVQIAKVTGFLTGLQFMTWFVGIATLIAGVFAIGNILLITVKERTQEIGIRRALGATPKSIRQQIILESVFLTTIAGMLGIVFGGLILYFIDSAFGQGDDAALINPTVNIPIIIIAFVTLIVLGTLIGLIPAHMATIVRPIEALREE; encoded by the coding sequence ATGAAGTTTTTATTCGATTCAGATACTTGGCAAGAAATTTACGGAAGCATACGTAAAAATAAAGTGAGAACCGCAATTACTATTATTGGTGTTCTTTGGGGTATTTTTCTTTTGGTAGTTTTATTGGGAGCTGCAAGAGGAGTAGACAATGGTTTTAAAAAGATATTTGGAGACTTTGCTACCAATAGTGTTTTTGTTTGGACACAGTCTACAGATACACCTTTTAAAGGTTTTCAAGAGGGTAGAAGATTTCGTCTTAAAATGAATGATATAGAGGTATTAAAAAATGAATATCAAGATGAAATTAAATTATTAGCACCAAGAAATCAAACCAATAATTTAATTATACATGATTTTAAATCAGGTAACTTTTCTGTAAGTGGAGATTATCCTGTGTTAGATCAAATTCAAAAGAAGAAATTAATTTTTGGAAGATTTATTAACGAGAATGATATTTTATCATCAGCTAAAATAACTGTTATTTCAGAAAACATGTACAAACAACTCTTTGATAAAGGAGAAGAGCCAATAGGTGAGTACATCAAAATAAACAGTATCAATTATAAAGTGGTTGGTGTATATGGTTCATCTAATGGAATTGATTTAGATGGTGATACAGCCTTTATTCCTTTTACAACCTTTAAAAGAGTTTACAATACTGCTAATAATATAGATTGGATGGTTATTACAGCTAATCCAGGTATAGATATTGAGCAAATGGAAAGCGATGTTATTTTGACTTTAAAAAGTTTACATAATGTTCATCCAGAAGATAAAAGAGCATTTGGTTCTTTCAATTTAGGAGTTCAAATTGCCAAAGTTACTGGGTTTTTAACAGGCTTGCAGTTTATGACATGGTTTGTTGGTATTGCAACATTAATTGCAGGAGTATTTGCAATTGGTAATATCTTACTAATTACTGTAAAAGAAAGAACTCAAGAAATAGGAATTAGAAGAGCATTAGGAGCAACACCAAAAAGTATTCGTCAGCAAATTATATTAGAATCTGTTTTTCTAACCACAATTGCTGGTATGTTGGGTATAGTGTTTGGAGGCTTAATTCTGTATTTCATAGACTCAGCTTTTGGGCAAGGAGATGATGCAGCACTAATAAATCCAACTGTAAATATTCCAATAATTATTATAGCATTTGTAACATTAATAGTGTTAGGTACACTAATAGGTTTAATACCAGCACACATGGCTACAATTGTTAGACCAATAGAAGCATTAAGAGAAGAATAA
- a CDS encoding ABC transporter permease: protein MFDLDRWREIFQSINKNRLRSVMSGFTVAFAILLFTLLFGIVSGLSNTFTDAFADDAQNAMFVRVWKTSKPYKGLQTGRTIQLRNSDYNYINDEYGNKIQYKSSRIYKNFTLKYKNEASNYSVMAINPDHQFLEKTIINEGRYVNERDIKDKSKVIVIGRLIKEDLFGQKPALGKRLNVNGSSYLIIGIFSDEGGDNEERKAFIPLSTAQMIYGNNDYISQIALGYDPKLSLDAAVAFGNQMERDLRNKMNIHPDDQSALSVQNMAEANKGVGQFMGILYAIVILVGSGTLVAGIIGISNIMIFVIKERTKEFGIRKALGAKPSSIVGIVVQETVLITTLAGYLGLSFGTYLLSLIGNSLEEDYFIKDPSVSTGIVIGATIVLILSGLIASYIPAKKAANIKPIVALRAD, encoded by the coding sequence ATGTTTGATTTAGATAGATGGAGAGAAATTTTTCAAAGTATCAATAAAAACAGATTACGTTCTGTAATGTCTGGTTTTACAGTTGCTTTTGCAATTTTATTATTCACCTTACTTTTTGGTATTGTTAGTGGTTTAAGTAACACTTTTACAGATGCATTTGCAGATGATGCACAAAATGCCATGTTTGTAAGAGTTTGGAAAACATCAAAACCTTATAAAGGATTACAAACTGGTAGAACTATTCAGTTAAGGAATAGTGATTACAATTATATAAATGATGAATATGGAAATAAGATTCAGTATAAATCATCTAGAATCTATAAAAACTTTACCTTAAAATATAAAAATGAAGCCAGTAACTATAGTGTTATGGCTATTAATCCAGATCATCAATTTTTAGAGAAAACAATTATTAATGAAGGTAGATATGTTAATGAAAGAGATATAAAAGACAAATCTAAAGTTATTGTTATTGGTAGATTAATTAAAGAAGATTTATTTGGTCAAAAACCTGCTTTAGGAAAACGTTTAAATGTTAACGGAAGTTCTTATTTAATTATTGGAATTTTTTCTGATGAAGGAGGAGATAATGAAGAGCGTAAAGCGTTTATTCCTTTAAGTACAGCACAAATGATTTATGGTAATAATGACTATATCAGTCAGATTGCTTTAGGTTATGACCCTAAATTAAGTTTAGATGCAGCTGTTGCTTTTGGAAATCAAATGGAGCGTGATTTAAGGAATAAAATGAATATTCATCCAGATGATCAAAGTGCACTTTCTGTTCAAAACATGGCAGAAGCCAATAAAGGTGTTGGGCAGTTTATGGGTATTTTATATGCTATTGTAATATTAGTAGGTTCAGGAACTTTGGTTGCAGGTATCATAGGTATTTCTAACATTATGATTTTTGTAATAAAAGAAAGAACCAAAGAGTTTGGTATTCGTAAAGCTTTAGGGGCAAAACCATCATCTATTGTAGGTATTGTTGTTCAAGAAACAGTTTTAATAACCACACTAGCAGGTTATTTAGGATTATCTTTTGGTACATATCTATTAAGTTTAATTGGTAATAGTCTAGAAGAAGATTACTTTATTAAAGATCCAAGTGTAAGTACAGGTATTGTTATTGGAGCAACTATAGTATTAATTCTATCAGGATTAATAGCAAGTTATATACCTGCAAAAAAAGCAGCAAATATTAAACCAATTGTAGCACTAAGAGCAGACTAA
- a CDS encoding ABC transporter ATP-binding protein, translated as MIKIEKLHKSYPIGKDSLHVLKGIDLHIKEGEFVSIMGSSGSGKSTLLNIVGLLDIHDEGDYYLNGQLIKDMNEKKAALLRNKFLGFIFQSFNLISYKTALENVALPLYYKGMGRKERLQVALDYLEKVGLKDWANHLPNELSGGQKQRVAIARALVTKPKVVLADEPTGALDSTTTDSVMDLLKDINDEGMTVFVITHEEEVAEQTKRIVRLKDGVIISDEFTKASKAV; from the coding sequence ATGATAAAAATAGAAAAACTGCACAAATCTTATCCAATAGGAAAAGACTCTCTACACGTTTTAAAAGGTATTGATTTACATATTAAAGAAGGCGAATTTGTATCTATTATGGGTTCTTCAGGTTCAGGTAAATCTACATTACTAAACATTGTAGGTTTATTAGACATTCATGATGAAGGTGATTATTATTTAAATGGTCAGCTAATTAAAGACATGAATGAGAAAAAAGCAGCGCTTTTAAGAAATAAATTTTTAGGATTTATTTTTCAATCATTTAATTTAATATCATATAAAACAGCATTAGAAAATGTAGCTCTACCTTTATACTACAAAGGAATGGGTAGAAAAGAACGTTTACAAGTTGCTTTAGACTATTTAGAAAAAGTTGGTTTAAAAGATTGGGCAAACCATTTACCAAACGAACTTTCTGGAGGTCAGAAACAACGTGTTGCAATTGCAAGAGCTTTGGTAACTAAGCCAAAGGTTGTTTTAGCAGATGAGCCAACTGGAGCATTAGATTCTACAACTACAGATTCTGTAATGGATTTATTAAAAGATATTAATGATGAAGGAATGACTGTTTTTGTAATTACTCACGAAGAAGAAGTAGCAGAGCAGACAAAACGAATTGTTCGTTTAAAAGATGGGGTAATTATTAGCGATGAATTCACAAAAGCATCTAAAGCAGTCTAA
- a CDS encoding thiol-disulfide oxidoreductase DCC family protein, which yields MINIPKNKKLVLFDGICNLCNSAVLTIIKHDKKNVFLFAALDSDTGKQVTQHLHIDVRKIDSIILYEPNVSYEIKSTAALKIAKDFGGIWWLTQVFFVLPESIRNYVYDFIAKNRYKWFGKKDQCMLPNTELKAKFI from the coding sequence ATGATTAATATCCCTAAGAATAAAAAATTAGTACTGTTTGACGGTATTTGCAATCTTTGCAACTCTGCAGTATTAACTATAATTAAGCACGATAAGAAAAACGTATTTCTTTTTGCTGCTTTAGATTCTGATACAGGAAAACAAGTTACCCAACATTTACATATTGATGTTCGTAAAATAGATTCTATCATTTTGTATGAACCTAATGTTTCTTATGAAATAAAATCTACTGCAGCTTTAAAAATTGCAAAAGATTTTGGTGGAATTTGGTGGCTAACACAGGTGTTTTTTGTGCTACCTGAAAGCATTAGGAATTATGTTTATGATTTTATAGCCAAAAACAGGTACAAATGGTTTGGTAAAAAAGACCAATGTATGTTACCCAATACAGAATTGAAAGCAAAATTTATTTAG
- a CDS encoding HAD family hydrolase, giving the protein MNIPKEIKCVIFDMDGVIIDSEEIHKKAYYETFNSIGVNVSDELYKTLTGSSTINAFQKLVQHFKLNLNPEDLVLEKRKRYVNFFENDPTLHLVNGVENLIKHLYKEQITLVLASSSAMINIDRVFTRFHLHQYFKAKISGADLKESKPNPEIFEKAAILSEVAKEHCIIIEDSDNGIKAANDAGIFVVGYQNPMAEDQTLENANLITDSFSTLKSELF; this is encoded by the coding sequence ATGAATATACCCAAAGAAATTAAATGTGTAATTTTTGATATGGATGGAGTAATCATTGACTCTGAAGAGATTCATAAAAAGGCATATTATGAAACATTTAATTCGATTGGCGTAAACGTTTCAGACGAATTGTATAAAACCTTAACTGGTTCTTCTACCATAAACGCTTTTCAAAAATTAGTACAACATTTTAAACTAAATCTAAATCCAGAGGATTTGGTTTTAGAGAAAAGAAAGCGCTATGTAAATTTCTTTGAAAATGATCCTACTCTTCATTTAGTAAATGGTGTCGAAAATTTAATTAAACATTTATACAAGGAACAAATTACATTAGTATTAGCTTCATCTTCTGCAATGATCAATATTGATAGAGTTTTTACAAGATTTCATCTTCATCAATATTTTAAGGCAAAAATTAGTGGTGCAGATTTAAAGGAATCTAAACCAAATCCTGAAATATTTGAAAAGGCAGCCATTTTAAGCGAAGTTGCTAAAGAACATTGTATCATAATAGAAGATTCTGATAATGGTATAAAAGCCGCAAATGATGCTGGTATTTTTGTAGTAGGTTATCAAAACCCAATGGCTGAAGACCAAACCTTAGAAAATGCAAATCTTATTACAGATAGTTTTTCAACTTTGAAATCTGAATTATTTTGA
- a CDS encoding alpha/beta fold hydrolase has translation MIEELIHLTTDDSETIALWKITSNKTTDKHLFLIHGTFSDKEIFNGFTDYFLNLGYTCWLLEWRNHGESKKVNQKFRFEAIGKHDVKTAFKYLIDKEQITNLHCAAHSGGGISITICLIYNPEFKKRIKSISLFGVQAFGANISTKQNIKLRGAKLICKLIGKVPAKFAGSKNYDETYFTMHQWFDWNIQRRFTDSSQFDYESRMKEIRIPIISFCAKGDDFIAPKEGCQLYLDAFKNPKNKLVYCAVELGNLEDYNHSRILKSKNSKKEIWPQAEKWMSKNS, from the coding sequence TTGATAGAAGAATTAATCCATCTTACCACTGATGATTCTGAAACGATTGCACTTTGGAAAATTACAAGCAATAAAACTACAGACAAGCATCTCTTTCTAATTCATGGTACATTTTCGGATAAAGAAATCTTTAACGGTTTTACAGATTATTTTTTAAATTTAGGTTACACTTGTTGGCTTTTAGAATGGAGAAATCATGGAGAAAGTAAAAAGGTAAACCAAAAATTCAGGTTTGAAGCTATAGGTAAACATGATGTAAAAACTGCTTTTAAGTATTTAATTGATAAAGAACAAATTACAAATTTACATTGTGCAGCTCACAGTGGAGGAGGAATTTCTATCACGATTTGTTTAATTTATAACCCTGAATTTAAAAAACGTATTAAGAGCATCTCTTTATTTGGTGTACAAGCCTTTGGTGCAAATATTAGCACAAAACAGAATATAAAACTAAGAGGAGCCAAACTTATATGTAAGCTAATTGGTAAAGTACCTGCAAAATTTGCGGGTTCTAAAAACTACGATGAAACTTATTTTACCATGCACCAGTGGTTTGATTGGAATATTCAAAGAAGGTTTACAGATAGCTCTCAATTTGATTATGAATCAAGAATGAAAGAAATTCGAATACCAATCATTTCTTTCTGTGCAAAAGGCGATGATTTTATTGCGCCAAAAGAAGGCTGTCAGTTATATTTAGATGCCTTTAAAAACCCAAAAAACAAGTTGGTGTATTGTGCTGTAGAACTAGGTAACTTAGAGGATTATAATCATAGTAGAATATTAAAATCTAAAAATTCTAAAAAAGAAATATGGCCACAAGCAGAAAAATGGATGTCAAAAAATTCTTAA